Proteins from one Bacteroidales bacterium genomic window:
- a CDS encoding YdeI/OmpD-associated family protein — protein MNTVSEKPIFFKSPEEFRSWLEKNHKIKTELYVGYYKKATGKPTMTWSQSVDEALCFGWIDGIRRSIDKESYCNRFTPRRETSRWSTVNIKKVEELIKSGMMQPAGLQIYNKRKEEMSGISSYESEAKQLHEEFENKFKENKTAWEYFSRQAPSYKRTIIHWILSAKQEKTRLARLEKTITESEKQKRVYA, from the coding sequence ATGAATACAGTTTCAGAAAAACCTATATTCTTTAAAAGCCCGGAAGAATTCAGATCGTGGCTGGAGAAAAACCACAAAATCAAGACAGAACTATATGTGGGCTATTACAAAAAAGCCACCGGGAAACCAACAATGACATGGTCTCAGTCGGTTGATGAAGCGCTCTGCTTCGGATGGATTGACGGAATTCGAAGATCAATAGACAAAGAGAGCTATTGTAACCGGTTTACACCACGAAGAGAAACAAGCAGGTGGAGTACTGTAAACATTAAAAAAGTTGAAGAATTAATAAAGTCAGGCATGATGCAGCCGGCAGGGCTCCAGATTTACAATAAGCGTAAAGAAGAAATGTCGGGAATTTCAAGTTATGAAAGTGAAGCTAAACAACTTCATGAAGAATTTGAAAACAAATTCAAAGAAAACAAAACTGCCTGGGAATACTTCTCCCGTCAGGCCCCTTCATACAAAAGAACAATAATTCATTGGATCCTCTCTGCCAAACAGGAAAAAACGAGATTGGCACGTCTTGAGAAGACTATAACTGAAAGTGAAAAACAGAAGCGGGTATATGCCTGA